The Megalops cyprinoides isolate fMegCyp1 chromosome 19, fMegCyp1.pri, whole genome shotgun sequence genome has a window encoding:
- the si:ch211-76l23.4 gene encoding uncharacterized protein si:ch211-76l23.4, with protein sequence MSFRLVLLVLAVAVVAVMGQRRRPATEEWNYRDGSEKVSMRGVANLTQVLDNWRFDILTQMKTMLQNDHQSLLPDYARIQPLSEALDDLFKEFNALKAHLGDLSEKFVAIETFIDEVKAEKAANPSVNTNANATPVRRKIIKKKAPAS encoded by the exons ATGAGTTTCAGGCTCGTGTTGCTGGTGCTGGCGGTGGCCGTGGTGGCCGTCATGGGACAGAGAAGACGCCCGGCCACGGAGGAGTGGAACTACCGCGACGGCT CTGAGAAGGTGAGCATGCGAGGAGTGGCGAACCTCACTCAGGTCCTGGACAACTGGAGGTTCGACATCCTGACCCAGATGAAGACCATGCTGCAGAATGACCACCAGTCCCTGCTCCCTGACTATGCCAG GATCCAGCCCCTGTCTGAGGCCCTGGATGACCTCTTCAAGGAGTTCAATGCCCTGAAAGCGCACCTGGGTGACCTGAGTGAGAAATTTGTGGCCATCGAGACCTTTATCGACGAGGTGAAGGCGGAGAAGGCGGCAAACCCGAGCGTCAACACAAACGCGAACGCGACTCCTGTTAGGAGAAAGATCATCAAGAAAAAGGCCCCGGCCTCCTGA